The Pleurodeles waltl isolate 20211129_DDA chromosome 7, aPleWal1.hap1.20221129, whole genome shotgun sequence genome includes a region encoding these proteins:
- the LOC138303572 gene encoding trypsin-like has protein sequence MKFLLICALLGAAAAFPVDDDDKIVGGYTCTKNALPYQVSLNVGYHFCGGSLINSQWVVSAAHCYQSRINVRLGEHNIASNEGTEQFIDSVKVIRHPNYSSRNLDNDIMLIKLSKAATLNSYVKAVALPSGCAAAGTQCLISGWGNLSGSGSNYPNALQCLNAPILTTSQCTSSYPGQITNNMFCAGFLEGGKDSCQGDSGGPVVCNGQLQGVVSWGIGCAQRNYPGVYTKVCNYVSWIQNTVASN, from the exons ATGAAGTTCCTTCTGATCTGTGccctcctgggggctgctg CTGCTTTCCCCgttgatgatgatgataaaatTGTTGGGGGCTACACTTGTACGAAGAACGCGCTCCCCTACCAGGTGTCCCTGAATGTCGGCTACCATTTCTGTGGCGGGTCCCTCATCAACAGCCAATGGGTCGTGTCGGCTGCTCACTGCTACCAGTC ACGTATCAACGTGAGGCTTGGGGAGCACAACATTGCATCAAATGAAGGAACAGAACAGTTCATTGATTCCGTCAAAGTCATCAGGcatccaaactacagctccaggaaccTGGACAACGACATCATGCTGATCAAGCTGTCCAAAGCTGCGACTCTCAACAGCTACGTCAAGGCCGTCGCCCTCCCATCAGGCTGTGCGGCAGCGGGAACCCAGTGCCTGATCTCAGGATGGGGCAACCTGTCCGGCAGTGGCT CAAACTACCCCAATGCCCTCCAGTGCCTCAATGCACCAATCCTGACTACCAGCCAATGCACCAGCTCCTATCCTGGGCAGATCACCAACAACATGTTCTGCGCAGGATTCCTTGAAGGCGGGAAGGACTCTTGTCAG GGTGATTCTGGTGGCCCAGTGGTCTGCAATGGCCAGCTGCAGGGTGTGGTCTCTTGGGGCATTGGTTGTGCTCAGAGGAACTACCCAGGAGTTTACACCAAGGTCTGCAACTACGTCAGCTGGATTCAGAACACCGTTGCTTCAAACTAA